The stretch of DNA AAGTTTGAAGGATGGTTCCCTCCCAGTATCTTCCAGCATGAGAAATTAACAACCATTAACCTCACCAAAAATCTTGGAATCTCCGGAAATTTGCCCAATTTCTCAGGTGACAGTAGTTTACAGAGTATATCTGTCAGCAACACCAACTTCTCTGGCACAATTCCAAGTTCTATCAGCTACCTCAAATCTCTGAAGGAGTTGGCCCTTGGAGCTAGTGGATTCTCTGGAGTGCTGCCATCTTCCATCGGTGAGTTGAAATCTTTAGATTCGCTAGAGGTGTCTGGGTTACGGTTAGTAGGATACATGCCATCATGGATCTCAAACCTGACTTCTCTTACTGTTCTTAAGTTCTTCAGATGTGGCTTGTCTGGACCCATACCATCTTCCCTAGGGTActtaacaaaattaacaaaattgGCACTGTACGATTGCCAGTTTTCAGGCGAGATACcttcattaatatttaatttgactCAGTTGCATACACTCCTGCTCCattcaaacaatttttttggaacaGTGGAACTAACCTCATACTCGAAACTGCAAAATCTGTCTGTCCTGAATCTCTCAAAGAATAAACTAGTTGTGACGGATGGAGAAAACAGTTCATCAGTACTGTCGTATCCCAGTATTATCTTCTTACGTCTAGGATCTTGCAGCATATCTAGCTTTCCTAAAATCCTGAAGCATCTTCCTGAGATTTCTAGTCTTGACCTTTCATATAATCAGATTGAAGGTGCAATACCTCAGTGGGCATGGGAGACCTGGACcgctgactttttcttcctgaACTTGTCACACAATAAGTTTACAGATATTGGAACCAACCCTTTACTTCCTCTGTACATTGAATACTTTGATCTCAGCTTTAACAATTTTGAAGGAGACATACCAATACCCAAAGAAGGAAGTGTCGCTCTTGATTACTCGACCAACCAGTTCTCATCTATGCCGCCGAATTTTTATACTTACCTTACCAATACAGTAATTTTCAAGGCCTCCAGCAATAACCTCACTGGAAACATTCCACCAACGATTTGTGGTGCAATTGAGAGTTTACAAATTATTGATCTCTCTTACAACAACTTGACTGGTTCGATACCATCATGTCTGATGGAGAATTTAGGTGCACTACAAGTTTTAAgtctaaaagaaaatcaactTGCTGGTGAGTTACCTGATAATATCAAGGAAGGTTGTGCATTAAGTGCAATAGATTTCAGCGGCAATTTCATACAAGGCCATCTACCCAGATCTCTAGTTGCTTGCAGGAATCTGGAGATCCTTGACATTGGAAACAATGAGATTAGTGACTCCTTCCCATGTTGGATGAGTAAACTTTCAGACCTTCAAGTCCTGGTCCTCCAGTCTAACAAGTTCATTGGGGAGATATTGGATCTTTCAGACAATAGGGATGTAAACAATTGTCAATTTCCAAAGTTGCGGATTGCCGATATTGCATCGAATAACTTCAGTGGCACATTGCCTGAAGAGTGGTTTAAGATGCTCAAGTCCATGATGTCCAGATCTGATAACCAGACTTCAGTCATGGAACATCTGTATCACCAGCAGAGGTACAAGTTTACTGCTGCAGTAACATATAAAGGTAGCCACATCACAATTTCCAAGATTTTAACATCACTTGTACTCGTTGATGTCTCAAACAATGAATTCCAAGGTAACATTCCTGCTAGCATTGAGGAACTTGTGTTGCTTGACGGACTCAACATGTCTCATAATGCCCTTACAGGGCCAATTCCAAATCAGATTGGCAAATTGAACAACCTTGAGACATTGGACCTCTCTTCAAACAAGCTTGCTGGTGAGATCCCGCAGGAGTTGACATCATTGAACTTCCTTTCAATATTGAATCtgtcttataatatgtttgtGGGAAGAATACCGCAATCATCACACTTCACCACATTTTCCAATGGCTCTTTTGTGGGGAATATTGGATTGTGCGGACCTCCACTGTCCAAACAATGTAGTTATCCAACTaaacaaaacattatatcacaCGCTGCTGACAAGAATTCTGTAGATGTTGTACTTTTTCTCTTCACGGCAGTGGGATTTGGTGTCTGCTTTGGACTTACAATTCTAG from Oryza brachyantha chromosome 12, ObraRS2, whole genome shotgun sequence encodes:
- the LOC102707446 gene encoding receptor-like protein 7 — protein: MRVACDFMPPLAMLLLLLLQLQSMIMVDAGRNSSACLPGHAAALLQLKRSFNTTVGDYSAAFRSWVAGADCCGWEGVGCGGADGRVTSLDLGDRQLQATALDDALFSLTSLRYLDLSWNDFSESQLPATGFELLTELTHLDLSDTNLAGPVPAGIGSITGLAYLDLSTTFFEAEMDEDYSVMYYNSNTMSPLFEPSLEAMLANLTNLEELRLGMVNLSQNGERWCDAMARRSPKLEVISMPYCSLSGPICRSLSELRSLAVIELHYNHLSGPVPEFLGTLSNLSILQLSNNKFEGWFPPSIFQHEKLTTINLTKNLGISGNLPNFSGDSSLQSISVSNTNFSGTIPSSISYLKSLKELALGASGFSGVLPSSIGELKSLDSLEVSGLRLVGYMPSWISNLTSLTVLKFFRCGLSGPIPSSLGYLTKLTKLALYDCQFSGEIPSLIFNLTQLHTLLLHSNNFFGTVELTSYSKLQNLSVLNLSKNKLVVTDGENSSSVLSYPSIIFLRLGSCSISSFPKILKHLPEISSLDLSYNQIEGAIPQWAWETWTADFFFLNLSHNKFTDIGTNPLLPLYIEYFDLSFNNFEGDIPIPKEGSVALDYSTNQFSSMPPNFYTYLTNTVIFKASSNNLTGNIPPTICGAIESLQIIDLSYNNLTGSIPSCLMENLGALQVLSLKENQLAGELPDNIKEGCALSAIDFSGNFIQGHLPRSLVACRNLEILDIGNNEISDSFPCWMSKLSDLQVLVLQSNKFIGEILDLSDNRDVNNCQFPKLRIADIASNNFSGTLPEEWFKMLKSMMSRSDNQTSVMEHLYHQQRYKFTAAVTYKGSHITISKILTSLVLVDVSNNEFQGNIPASIEELVLLDGLNMSHNALTGPIPNQIGKLNNLETLDLSSNKLAGEIPQELTSLNFLSILNLSYNMFVGRIPQSSHFTTFSNGSFVGNIGLCGPPLSKQCSYPTKQNIISHAADKNSVDVVLFLFTAVGFGVCFGLTILVIWGSHSAKH